AAAAATGGATGGATAAATACCACAATAAAAAACATCAAGGGATCAATGAAAAACCAATTGAAAAATATAAAAATGCGACCTAAAAAATCAACTAAGAATCAACTGATAATGGTCTAAACAAATCGAGGTATTTTAAAAGTTGTCCAAAGTGAGTTTATTAAAATCTACGTGAGTTCGATTTAAGTAACTCAATTAAATAAAGCCATCAAATTAAGTGATTTTTGGAGTAAAGCCTGATACAGAAGTTTTGGAAATATCAAAATCAAGCTTGAGATAGACAATCTATTTGAGACCAATACTTTAAGCTTTTATCGCTAATCTTGATTTTTTTCTCTTTGCTCATTAATGCATTAGTGCATTAGTGGCTAAAGTTGTCCAAAGTGAGTTTATTAAAATTTACGTGAGTTCGATTTAAGTAACTCAATTAAATAAAGCCATCAAATTAAGTGATTTTTGGAGTAAAGCCTGACTCCGAAGTTTTGGAAATATCAAAATCAAGCTTGAGATAGACAATCTATTTGAGACCAATACTTTAAGCTTTTATCGCTAATCTTGATTTTTTTCTCTTTGCTCATCAATGCATTATTAAATCTTATATGCATTAGTGCATTAGTGGCTAAAGTTGTCCAAAGTGAGTTTATTAAAATCTGTAAATTAAACCAAAACCTCATTTCGCCTGTTTGACTTTGCAGGAAAAACCATAAAACGAAGCCTGACCAATGATGCAGACCGTCTTATGAAATGTAATAGTTTTTTAACTATCCTAACTCATCGACAAACCGCTCCAAACTCAAGGCCTGTTCCAATCTAAAATTCCCAACAGCAGTGCGTCGCAATGCCGATAAATATGCACCACTATCCAAAGCTTGCCCAAAATCTTGAGCCAAACTGCGAATGTAAGTACCTTTGCTACAAGTAACTTCAAATCTGACTTTAGGCAAATCTACAAGCCTAATCTCAAAGTTTGTGATTTCAACTTCGCGTTTTGGAATATCTACCGCTTCACCTTTTCTTGCATATTCATACAAGCGTTTGCCTTCTTTTTTTAAAGCTGAAAACACAGGCGGTTGTTGAAGTATTTTGCCCGTAAACTCTTGGGTTTTGGCTTTGATAAGTTCCGCATTAAGGTGTTCAATCGGAAACTCCGCATCAATCTCCGTTTCCATATCAAATGACGGACGCGTTGCCCCAAGTGTAAATTCACCGGTGTAGGTTTTGGCTTGCCCCATCAACTCTGGAATAGTTTTAGTGGCTTTGCCCGTGCATATAATGACTAAGCCTGTAGCCAAAGGATCAAGTGTGCCAGCGTGACCGACTTTAATTTTTTTGAGATTGTATTTTTGTTTGATAAGCCAACGCAATTTGTTGACCAATTGAAAAGACGTCCAATGTAGTGGTTTATCGAAACACAACACCGCACCGTTTAGAAAATAATCTTTAGAAAATTCAGAACTGTCCAAACCCAAAGCTTAAGATTTGCCTTTGTTGGGATTGAGCAAAATAGCGTAAACCTCAATAGCAAAACCAATAATCACAATCGTTGGTGCCAAACGGATACGTCGCGGACTATATATATCGGGGTTAAACACTTCAGGGTCATCACTACCACCACCACTCATCAAAATAAACCCGATGGCAATCACCACCAAGCCAATAATCATAAACAGATAGTTTTTACGCTCAAAAATAAAGGCATTTTGTTTCTGTTCTTTCAATTCTTCTTTGCGTTTGCTTTCTCCACCCATAATCTTAATAATAAAGTTCGTCTGTTTTTAAATTCAAAAAGCGTTGCGTAGCCAAAAAGGTGCTGAACCACGAAATAAGCACACCCAATAAAAATACAGCAACAAATAATCCGGCAAGCAACAATTCATCAACCAACAAATCAAGCTCTGGATAAGTTTGGTCTAAAAAATACAAAACCGTTGCCATTCCAAGCATCGCTAATATTGCACCAATAATTCCAAGCTTAACACTTCTCCAAATAAAAAGCTGACGAATAAATCCTTTAGTCGCCCCAACCATCTGCATCGTTTTAATCACAAATCGCTTAGAATAAACAGAAAGCCGTATCGAGTTGTTGATCAACAACACCGCTATAAACGTAAACACGCCACAAATGACCAACACCCAAAAACTGATTTTTTTGATGTTGTTGTTCAGCAAAGCAATCAAAGGTTTGTCGTAAACAATCTCAGCCACAAAATCTTTTTCAGATAAGTCACGTGCAATTTCTACCAGTTGCACTTCATTCACAAAATCAGCTTTAAAATACACGTCTATCGACTGTGGCAACGGATTAGCATCGCCCAAAAAGTTCATAAAATCTTCGCCGATATCTTGTTTATAGATTTCAGCTACTTCCTCCTTTGACGTATAAACCGTATTTTTTGTGTAGTCTGCCAATGCCAATTGCTTTTGCAGTTGGTCAATTTCAATTTCCTTCGCCTGGTCTTTCAGGTAAATGCTCATCGCAATTTGCTCCTTAAAATGGTTAGCAACCTTTTGCGTATTAATCACCAAAATACCGAGCAAACCCACGAGAAACAGCACCAAACCAATACTGATCACCACAGAAATATAAGACGAAATCAATCGCCGTTTTTGATATTTTTCAAACGATCTGGCCACGCGTTAAATTTTGGTAAAAATATAAAACTCTTAGTTGAAACGCTCTAAAGTTGAATTTATTTTTTTCAGGACGTCACCTTGCTTTCCATTTCAACGCCATGACCCCAAGCCAAGACTTGTTTGCAGGTGCAGGTCTTTCCTAAGGTCAAGCCCTTCAGCCGCACAAGTCTAAGGCTTTGGGCTTTACGGGGTTTCCATTCCAATCAAGCGTAGCACCCGCAAGGCACAAATTTGTTCTGCCTTGCGGGTTAATTAACAAAAAAACATCTCTAAA
This genomic window from Flavobacterium sp. CS20 contains:
- the truB gene encoding tRNA pseudouridine(55) synthase TruB, producing MDSSEFSKDYFLNGAVLCFDKPLHWTSFQLVNKLRWLIKQKYNLKKIKVGHAGTLDPLATGLVIICTGKATKTIPELMGQAKTYTGEFTLGATRPSFDMETEIDAEFPIEHLNAELIKAKTQEFTGKILQQPPVFSALKKEGKRLYEYARKGEAVDIPKREVEITNFEIRLVDLPKVRFEVTCSKGTYIRSLAQDFGQALDSGAYLSALRRTAVGNFRLEQALSLERFVDELG
- a CDS encoding DUF3098 domain-containing protein, which gives rise to MGGESKRKEELKEQKQNAFIFERKNYLFMIIGLVVIAIGFILMSGGGSDDPEVFNPDIYSPRRIRLAPTIVIIGFAIEVYAILLNPNKGKS
- a CDS encoding ABC transporter permease, with the translated sequence MARSFEKYQKRRLISSYISVVISIGLVLFLVGLLGILVINTQKVANHFKEQIAMSIYLKDQAKEIEIDQLQKQLALADYTKNTVYTSKEEVAEIYKQDIGEDFMNFLGDANPLPQSIDVYFKADFVNEVQLVEIARDLSEKDFVAEIVYDKPLIALLNNNIKKISFWVLVICGVFTFIAVLLINNSIRLSVYSKRFVIKTMQMVGATKGFIRQLFIWRSVKLGIIGAILAMLGMATVLYFLDQTYPELDLLVDELLLAGLFVAVFLLGVLISWFSTFLATQRFLNLKTDELYY